CGGATTGCCTCCTCTTCGGCCTGTTCACGCAGTTGCCGTTTTAGGGCTAGCTCGAGGTGGGGTGCCAGCTTAGCCCGCCAAGCTAGGCGGACTGTGCGGGCCAACCACTCATCGCTCGGGCGGCCTTGCTCGGCAATGCCGAAGTGGCGCGCAATCGCCCGCTCGCCGACGCTACTCGACTCCTCTTCGCCGCGGGCCTCGGCATCCGACCAGGCGATGTGCAGCCGTAAGACCTCTTCGCTTTGGCCGCGGAGCATAGCCAGTGCCCGATGAGAAGGGATCTTATGCAGCGCCTCGGTATGATCAAAGTAGTCGCGAAACCGCGAACTCTGCTCTTGCTGCTCGGCGGCTACCCGGCTTACCAGATAGCCCTTCTGCCAGCCGTAATCACGCAATTCGGCGATCAGGTCGGCATTCTCCGCGAAACGCTCCATGAGGATCTGCCGCGCCCCCTCCAGGGCGGCATCGGCGTCGGCAACCGGTGGGGTTGCGTCCGCTTGTACGGCTGTGGTCTCGGCATTTGTGGTAACAAAAGCAGCAGCGGCCTGTTGTGGGTCCTGGCTGGGGTCATTAAGCAAGCTATCGGCAAGCGGTTCGAGGCCAGCCTCGCGGGCGATCTGCGCCTTGGTGCGGCGCTTTTTCTGATAAGGCCGATAGAGATCTTCAACACGGGTCTTGGTCGCGGCGTTGCGGATGGCCTCAGCAAGCTCTGCGGTCAGCTTGCCCTGTTCATCAATGGCCTTGATAACCGTCTCCTTGCGCTCCTCCATCTCGCGCAGGTAACCGAGACGCTCCTCAAGGGTGCGCAGTTGACTGTCATCGAGCCCGCCAGTGGCCTCTTTTCGGTAGCGGGCAATGAAGGGGACCGTCGCGCCCTCATCGAGCAGTTTGACTGCTGCTGCAACCTGGTTGTGATTTACTCCGAGCTCTTCTGCAATGCGTGCGGGGATGGTTTCTTGGGTCATGTGCGCTGTTTTTGCTCTGGGCAACTCTGGCTGAAGATTCAATAAAGCGTTCGATGTGCGCATGATACTAAAAGTGGGCACCTTTTGGGGGTCCAAAGACCCTTGGAGGAATCTTTAAAAACCTCCCTCCGCCGTGGCTGCCCCGGCGTGGAGGCTTCATGGCGCCACGGATGGCGCCATGAAGCCTCCAGGGATGGATTCACGGCGTCCTCCACACCGTCCTCCACACCGGGGCAGCCACGGCGTAGGGAATTTTTTATAGGCACCCTAGAATCCGCTCGCCGCGGAAGATGCCGCACCCACAATCGCGTCATTGCTCTAGCTATTACTCGATAAGCGTAGTAGCTTAGCGATCAGCGTTCAGGGAGGGCGCTGAAGAATGGACATGGAAGAGCAGAACTTGCCGCACCGGCGCGTCTACTTCGTTTTCTACACCTACCGCCGACACCCATGGCTGGCCAGGCCTGAGGCAGTGCAGCGGCTGCGCACCGCGTTTCGCGAGGTGGCGCGCCGGCGACCGTGGGTTTGGGACGGCGCGGTTATTCTTCCTGATGCAGTCCATGGACTATGGTCAATCCCAGCGCAAGATCCCGACCCGCGGGGGCGCTGGCAGGCAGCAAAGGCCCACTGTACCCGGCATCTGCGCAATTGGCCCGGCTTGCCGCAAGGTAGGCTGTGGCAGCGCGGGGTTGAGTGGCATGATGTGGCCGCCGGTGAGTGGCGCCACTATCTGGACATGCTCCATTGGGAGCCGGTGCGCCGCGGCCTCGCGGCCCGGCCAGAGTGTTGGCGCTACAGCTCTTACCGGCGTTGCCAAGCCGCCGGCCTCTACGGTCAACCTTGGGAGCAAGCCCGACCGTTGCCGGAGATCTCACCGTGAGCTGTGCTCTCACAGTTAGGGAACCTCAAATAACTCCCTTTGAGGCTAGCTGCGCCGGTGTCGAGGACGTCGTTAATCCATCCCGCGAGTCGCCGTGGAGTTATTCCCGGCGTCGAACCTTGCGCACCGAGGCAGCAAGGCTCTGGTGGGAGACTTTAGGGGCGCCCATTAGCCTGCTGTTGGTGCACATGGCTCTCGTCAACCATCGCCAGATTCTCCAGCACCTCACGCAGATAGAGTGGATTAACCAGCTTTATGCCGATGCGTTCGGCGAACTTGCGCATCCCCTCATCGGCAGAGACCAGACTGGCGTCGAGCTCATAGGCGAGCAGAACGACATCGATGTCTTCCCGCGAGTCGAGGATGCCGCGGCGCATAGCTTCGCGGTAGCGCTCGCGCAGATGGGTAATCATCTCTGGCTCCAGGCAGTTCGCCTCTCCGGCTTGGCGGGTATGCTCCTCAGCTATTCGCAGGCCGCGTTGGATGCGCGAGCGGACCTCTTCGATGAACTCATAGAGTACTTCGCTGGGGATGGTCAGCGAGAATCGGCGCGGCGAGCGGATATGCACCTCGGTCTCAAATGCCGGGCCGATAAGATCCATCGAGCGCAGGTTACACAGCTCCTGATATACTGGCCCGGGCATAAAGAATTCGGCATCGGCGCGCCGCGCTAGGCCGAGAAATACCGAAATCGCCTGCAGCGGTTCCTCGTCAAAGCGCAGGTAGATATTGGGATTGGTAAAGACGCTGGTGTCGAGCACGAATCGGCGCATACACTTATGCCTCGTTGGTTGACCGGCAAAGCATGAGCATTTACTAACAACAACTTAACTCCCCTAGGGCTCTGAACAAGGAGGTGAGCCATGCAGAAGCAAGTAAAAAAACGTCGGCTACGCTGTTTTGGGTTTACGTTAGTCGAGATGATGATCGTCGTCGCTATCATAGCAGCTCTGGCCGCCCTTGCGGTGCCGCAGTACCAGAACTACATGAGCCGTACCCAATTCTCCGAGGCGTTGACGCTTTTCTCTGGGGTGCGCACCGCGGTAGAGACGCACGTCACTATTTACGGGGTCAATAGTGCTCTCCGGGCGGATGAGTTCCTGGCTGGACACAGGACTCAAGGTGAGCATATCTCAGATATTAGCGTAATCAATGCTGGACAAACGGTTCAGGTAGTACTGACATTCAAAGATGATGGCGTCAGCATGAACCTAGCTAGCGAGGAAGTCACCTTCAGCTGGGATACTGCCGAGATCAATGAAGGCTGGCAATGTAGCGTTAGTGATACGGTCAAGCCATTTGCCTCGGGGATGTGTGCCAGCGCCGGCTAGTCCGCTTAAGGTCTCGAAGGGGAAACTCTAACCCCCCCCCCCCCCCCCCCCTGGAGCCAATCATCCGCCCCGGAGTGGAGGTCTTGGCGCCAGGGGTGGTGCCGTGAAGCCTGCAGGGAAGGATTCACGGCGCCCTCCACACCGGGAAGCAGGGCTCGGGGGGAGCTGTTAAAGGCTACCGAAGGGTCTGCGCATAGGGGGCTGCCGCGCAGCTGCTACTGCCGTGGCCCCTGCTGCATATGTTCGTGGCAGCAGTAGTAGCGTTTCCACCGCTGTAGTGCCCGCGAGCGGGCCAGAAAGAGTCCGCAGTGGGCGCACGGCACCATCTCCTCGGCGTAGCCGCGCCCTAAGCCTTCAGCGCTGTCCGGGTCGGGCGGTGGACTCTCGCGCGGCTTGTGGAGTACCCAGTGGTACACAGAGCGGGCCCCGATGAGGGCAAGGATAATTATGATTACAAGCAGTATCTGGCTTAGCATGTACGCATCGAGCCTAGCGTTACTCCCTTAGGAGGCATTAAGGTGTAACCAAAGTAGGCAACACCAGCGTGCCTGGTTAAGCTAATCTTATAACAAGAGTATGCCCCAGGTCGCCGCCAGTGTGCTATAGGGAGGAGTAAATACGTGAATCTACATGAATTTCAGGCCAAACATCTACTTGCGGAGCGGGGCGTTAGTATCCCGCGAGGATATGTCGCACGTTCTGGGGCCGAAGCCCGGGCAGCTATCGGTCGCCTTGGCGGCGATGCTTGGGTGATAAAAGCGCAGGTTCACGCCGGTGGTCGCGGCAAGGCTGGGGGCGTCAAGGTCTTAAATAATGAGGATGAGGCCGCTGATTTTGCCGATTCCCTGCTCGGCCAACGGCTGGTCACCAAGCAGACTGATGCGGCTGGACAGCCCATCGAGGCTGTGATGATTGAAGAGGGGTTGGCTATAGAGCGCGAACTCTATCTGAGCATGCTAATTGACCGGGCCCGCCAGCGCGTCGTCTGTATCGCTTCAGCGGCGGGCGGCATGGATATAGAGGAGGTTGCCGCGACTGCGCCAGAGCAGATAATCACCATCGAGGTCCATCCCAGCGCCGGTCTGCAGCCTTACCAAGGCAGACAGGTAGGCTTCGCGCTTGGTCTGGATAAACGTCAGGTAGGCGAACTGACCGCGATGTTGCAGTCGTTCTACCAGCTGTTCATTGAGCGCGATCTATCACTCATCGAGATCAATCCGTTAGTGGTCGATAGCGCCGGGTCGCTGATCTGTTTGGACGCCAAAATTACCGTCGATGATAACGCCATTGAGGTGGGTAAGCAGCAACAGCTTGCCGCTATGCGCGATCTTAGCCAGGAGGATGCTACCGAGGTGCGGGCAGCGGAGCATCAACTCAATTACATTACCCTGGATGGCAATATCGGCTGCATGGTCAATGGTGCCGGTCTGGCCATGGCGACGATGGATATCATCCAAGTCTATGGCGGAGCACCGGCCAATTTCCTCGATGTCGGTGGTGGCACCAGCGCCGCAAAGGTAACCGAGGCCTTTAAGATTATCCTCTCCAGCCCCCGGGTTGAGGGCATCCTGGTCAATATATTCGGCGGGATCGTCCGCTGCGATATGATAGCTGAAGGCATCATCGCTGCGGTTCGGGAAGTTGAGATAAATGTCCCAGTAGTGGTGCGCTTAGAGGGGACCAACGTCGAAGAGGGCAAGCAGTTGCTCGCCGATAGTGGTCTCGATCTTATCCCTGCCGCTGATCTCGCCTATGCAGCCGAGCGAGTAGTGGCAGCGGTCGAGCAGCGCCGTCCATGAGCAGCAGCGAACACAGGAGCAAGTGAATGAGTATCCTGGTAGATAAGAACACCCGGGTGGTAGTGCAGGGGTTTACCGGCAAGCAGGGCACCTTCCACGCCGAGCAGGCGATTGCCTACGGTACTCAGATTGTGGGCGGGGTAACTCCCGGCCGGGGCGGTGAGTACCACCTTGAGCGGCCGGTCTTCAATACTGTGCATGATGCGGTAGCCTCTAGTGGTGCTAACGCCTCAATGATCTATGTGCCGGCGGCATTTGCTGCTGATGCCATCCTTGAGGCGGCTGATGCTGGGATAGAGGTTATCGCCTGCATCACCGAGGGCATTCCGGTGCTCGACATGTTGCGAGTCAAGGAGGCCTTACGCGGGTCGGGTGTCTATCTAATTGGCCCCAATTGCCCCGGAATCATAACCCCAGGCGAGTGCAAGATCGGTATCATGCCGGGCCATATCCACCAACCTGGGCGCATCGGGATAGTCTCGCGCTCTGGTACTTTGACCTATGAAGCCGTGAAGCTGACCAGCGATGTTGGGTTGGGTCAATCGACCTGCATCGGCATCGGTGGCGATCCCATTCAAGGCATGTCCTTCATTGACTGCTTGGAGCTGTTGGAAGCCGATGAGGGTACTGATGGTGTCGTTATAGTAGGTGAGATTGGCGGTAGTGCCGAAGAGGAAGCGGCGGAGTATATTCGTGCCCATATGAGCAAGCCGGTCCTTGCCTATATCGCTGGGGTGACGGCCCCAGCCGGTAAGCGCATGGGCCACGCTGGGGCTATTGTCTCCGGTGGCAAAGGGACGGCCGAAGATAAATTCGCTGCGCTCGAGGCTGCCGGGGTCGCCACTGTGCGCTCGCCAGTGGATATCGGTAAGCGCATGTATGAACTGGTTGGCGGCAAGGCCGTGGCGTGAGCATGGCGCAGCTGAGCACGCCAAAACTAAGCATAGCCGTGGTCCAGCTGCCGTTTCGGGTCGGCGATATAGCGGCCAATCGGCAAAAGGTCATCGATGGTATCGCTTACGCTCGGGATCAGCTGGGTGCCGACTGGGTCGTCTTTCCAGAGTTGTGCCTTACCGGTTATCCGCCCGATGATCTGCTGTTGCGCAGCGATTTCCTTGACTCTGTAGAGCGCTCCCTGGCCGAGATTGCCAGCTCGTGTCATGGCATCACCGCTGTTGTTGGAGCGCCACTGCGTCGCTCCGGGCGCTTGCATAACAGTGCGGTTGTCTTGGCTGATGGTATTGAGGTGGCGCGGGCGGACAAGCGTTGCTTGCCTAGCTATAGCGTATTCGACGATAACCGCCACTTTGCACCCGGCGAGTCGCCATGCGTAGTAAGCGCACCGAACGGTATGCGCGTGGCGATTGCGATCTGCGAAGATTTGTGGTTTCCGGAGCCGGTTGCCGAGGCTGCACAGCAAGGGGCCGACCTGGTTATCGGCATCAACGCTTCACCCTATCATCAGGATAAGGCCAAAGAGCGTGAGGCCGTCGTCGCCGAGCGGGCAGGTGAAACTGGCTTACCGATAGTCTACGTCAATCTAGTGGGGGGCCATGATGAGATTGTCTACGATGGCGGCTCTTTCGCGCTGGATAAAGGCGGCCGCACCCAAGCGCGCGCACCCCAGTTTGAAGATGGCGTATATGGTGTCGAGATTGATGTCGAGGGCCAAGTAAGCGGCGCCTATCAACCATTAGCGGAGCCGGATCAGGCCACCTATGCGGCGCTGGTCCGCGGAACCGCCGATTATGTCCATGGCAATGGCTTCACTGGCGTAGTGCTGGGGCTTTCCGGTGGCATAGACTCAGCCCTCACCGCGGCGATAGCGGTTGATGCCTTTGGTCAAGAGCGGGTGCTCGGAGTTATGCTGCCCTCCCGTTACACTGCTCAGCGCAGCCTCGACGATGCGCAGGCGGCAGCCGAGGCCTTAGGGATAGATTATCGAGTCATCCCCATCGAGGATCTTGTCGCAGGCTACGAGTCTGCGCTAGCGCCCCTCTTTGCCGGGCGAACCGCCGATGTCACTGAGGAGAATATCCAGGCCCGCATTCGCGGTAACTTGGTGATGGCAATCTCCAATAAGTTGGGGCTAATGTTGCTGGCAGCGGGCAATAAGAGTGAGCTGGCGGTGGGCTATGCGACCTTATATGGGGACATGTGTGGTGGCTTTGCCCCTTTAAAGGATGTCTACAAGACTCAAGTCTACCGGTTGGCCGAGTATCGTAACCGCTGCGGGTTAGCGGTGCCTGAGTCCATCATGACGCGAGAACCGACGGCCGAGCTGCGTGCCAATCAGCGCGATCAAGATAGTCTGCCGCCGTATCCGCTCCTCGACGAGTTGCTCCGCCAGTATATTGAGCAAGACCGCGGCGAGGGCGAATTAGTTGTTGAGGGGTTGGCCCCTGATGAGCAGCGGCGGGTAATTGAGATGCTCTACCGCAATGAATATAAGCGCCGCCAGGGCGCGCCTGGAGTAAAGGTCACCAGGCGGGCGTTCGGCAGGGATCGCCGGTATCCGATAACCTCGGGTTGGCAGGGTACGGCTCAGTTTCGAAAAGATAGCAAAATACGGTAACCTGAAGGCGTTGGAGCGCGAGGAGTCCAGAGAAAAATGAAAAAGGTCGAGGCGATAATCAAACCGTTTAAGCTTGATGATGTCCGGGAGGCGATGTCGGAGATCGGTATAACCGGCATGACGGTTACTGAGGTCAAAGGTTTCGGTCGGCAAAAAGGGCATACTGAGCTCTACCGTGGTGCCGAGTATGTGGTCGATTTCTTGCCTAAGATGAGGATCGAAGTGGTGATTGCCGATGCCGATGTCGATCGTTGCGTTGAGGCGATTACCACAGCTGCTAAGACCGGTAAGATCGGCGATGGCAAGATCTTTGTGGCTGATGTTGAGCGGGTGGTCCGCATCCGGACAGGTGAAGAGGACGAAGGCGCGATTTGATCCAAGGAATGACTGGGGCAGAGGGTTATTAACAGGGCACCTCGAGAAGCTCCCCCGGCCTGACTGGTTGTCCAGGCTTGAAGGACGCCGTTAATCCGTCCCTGGAGGTTCATGGCGTCAGACCAGGTGCCGAGACCTTCACGCCTGGGCAAACAGTCAGACCGGGGGAGCTTCTCGAAGTGCCCAGCAGTTAAAGGTGCCATCCCTTAAACTGCTAAATAGGTCTGGCGCTCTCATCTCATAGCCGTAACTCACTCTATATCGGGCACATCCTCGACGTCGACCTCGTGGCGACGTGCGATTTCCTGCTCTACCTCGTCGCCTAATTCGTATAGTTCAAGCCCTCGATACGAGTCGGCGAGTTTCTGCATAGCGTCATCAACTACGGCAGTCCCTGGGTAGCCTGAGATGATGCGTCCGGCGCGGTTAGCAGCGGCGATATAGGCGCCCCGCTCCAGATAAAAGTCGGTGATGTATAGCTCGTAAGCTGCTAACTGTTCGCGAATATCTTCCATACGCTCATAGGCATTGTCGGTGTATTCGCTATCCGGAAAATCACGCACTAGTTCTTGGAAGTCGAAGAACGCGCGGCGTTTAGGCTCAGGATCGCGGAGGTTGGCATCAACCCCCAACAGCTGGCCGAGGCCTCCGGGGCCAATTGACTGGCGAGAAACCCCGCGCATGTATATGGCGTAGGCGACGTTTTCATCTTGGGGATGCATGCGGATGAACCGGTCGGCGGCGGCTATGGCCGATTGATGCTGCCCGGCTAAGTGATGGGCGTAGATAATCATCAGCTGCGATTGAACCGAATAATCGCCGAAGGGGTAGCGGGCAATAAGGCTCTCAAAGCGGTTGATGGCCTCGCTGTAATTGCCGCTGCCCAGGCTATCCATAGCCCTGTCGTAGAGTTGAGCAACGCCTACCTCGGCGCTGTCTTCGGGCGTCCCTGCGCAGCCACCAAGCCCGGCAGTTCCGAGTAACAAGGCGATCATCAGGGTACAGCGGGTAATCCAGCGTAACATGCTATTTCAATCTCCCCAAACCATTTAAAATTACTATTGTAGCGCCCAGAATGGGACTTACCATAATCATTTTGCTAGAGATTTGACAGAACATGGAGACTCAATACGCCGTGGTGCCTGAGCAGCTTGCCGGGCAGCGGTTTGATCGTGTACTCGCGCAA
This Halorhodospira halochloris DNA region includes the following protein-coding sequences:
- a CDS encoding REP-associated tyrosine transposase, translated to MEEQNLPHRRVYFVFYTYRRHPWLARPEAVQRLRTAFREVARRRPWVWDGAVILPDAVHGLWSIPAQDPDPRGRWQAAKAHCTRHLRNWPGLPQGRLWQRGVEWHDVAAGEWRHYLDMLHWEPVRRGLAARPECWRYSSYRRCQAAGLYGQPWEQARPLPEISP
- a CDS encoding RNA ligase partner protein, which encodes MRRFVLDTSVFTNPNIYLRFDEEPLQAISVFLGLARRADAEFFMPGPVYQELCNLRSMDLIGPAFETEVHIRSPRRFSLTIPSEVLYEFIEEVRSRIQRGLRIAEEHTRQAGEANCLEPEMITHLRERYREAMRRGILDSREDIDVVLLAYELDASLVSADEGMRKFAERIGIKLVNPLYLREVLENLAMVDESHVHQQQANGRP
- a CDS encoding pilin, with protein sequence MQKQVKKRRLRCFGFTLVEMMIVVAIIAALAALAVPQYQNYMSRTQFSEALTLFSGVRTAVETHVTIYGVNSALRADEFLAGHRTQGEHISDISVINAGQTVQVVLTFKDDGVSMNLASEEVTFSWDTAEINEGWQCSVSDTVKPFASGMCASAG
- a CDS encoding PP0621 family protein, whose product is MLSQILLVIIIILALIGARSVYHWVLHKPRESPPPDPDSAEGLGRGYAEEMVPCAHCGLFLARSRALQRWKRYYCCHEHMQQGPRQ
- the sucC gene encoding ADP-forming succinate--CoA ligase subunit beta codes for the protein MNLHEFQAKHLLAERGVSIPRGYVARSGAEARAAIGRLGGDAWVIKAQVHAGGRGKAGGVKVLNNEDEAADFADSLLGQRLVTKQTDAAGQPIEAVMIEEGLAIERELYLSMLIDRARQRVVCIASAAGGMDIEEVAATAPEQIITIEVHPSAGLQPYQGRQVGFALGLDKRQVGELTAMLQSFYQLFIERDLSLIEINPLVVDSAGSLICLDAKITVDDNAIEVGKQQQLAAMRDLSQEDATEVRAAEHQLNYITLDGNIGCMVNGAGLAMATMDIIQVYGGAPANFLDVGGGTSAAKVTEAFKIILSSPRVEGILVNIFGGIVRCDMIAEGIIAAVREVEINVPVVVRLEGTNVEEGKQLLADSGLDLIPAADLAYAAERVVAAVEQRRP
- the sucD gene encoding succinate--CoA ligase subunit alpha, whose translation is MSILVDKNTRVVVQGFTGKQGTFHAEQAIAYGTQIVGGVTPGRGGEYHLERPVFNTVHDAVASSGANASMIYVPAAFAADAILEAADAGIEVIACITEGIPVLDMLRVKEALRGSGVYLIGPNCPGIITPGECKIGIMPGHIHQPGRIGIVSRSGTLTYEAVKLTSDVGLGQSTCIGIGGDPIQGMSFIDCLELLEADEGTDGVVIVGEIGGSAEEEAAEYIRAHMSKPVLAYIAGVTAPAGKRMGHAGAIVSGGKGTAEDKFAALEAAGVATVRSPVDIGKRMYELVGGKAVA
- a CDS encoding NAD+ synthase produces the protein MAQLSTPKLSIAVVQLPFRVGDIAANRQKVIDGIAYARDQLGADWVVFPELCLTGYPPDDLLLRSDFLDSVERSLAEIASSCHGITAVVGAPLRRSGRLHNSAVVLADGIEVARADKRCLPSYSVFDDNRHFAPGESPCVVSAPNGMRVAIAICEDLWFPEPVAEAAQQGADLVIGINASPYHQDKAKEREAVVAERAGETGLPIVYVNLVGGHDEIVYDGGSFALDKGGRTQARAPQFEDGVYGVEIDVEGQVSGAYQPLAEPDQATYAALVRGTADYVHGNGFTGVVLGLSGGIDSALTAAIAVDAFGQERVLGVMLPSRYTAQRSLDDAQAAAEALGIDYRVIPIEDLVAGYESALAPLFAGRTADVTEENIQARIRGNLVMAISNKLGLMLLAAGNKSELAVGYATLYGDMCGGFAPLKDVYKTQVYRLAEYRNRCGLAVPESIMTREPTAELRANQRDQDSLPPYPLLDELLRQYIEQDRGEGELVVEGLAPDEQRRVIEMLYRNEYKRRQGAPGVKVTRRAFGRDRRYPITSGWQGTAQFRKDSKIR
- a CDS encoding P-II family nitrogen regulator codes for the protein MKKVEAIIKPFKLDDVREAMSEIGITGMTVTEVKGFGRQKGHTELYRGAEYVVDFLPKMRIEVVIADADVDRCVEAITTAAKTGKIGDGKIFVADVERVVRIRTGEEDEGAI
- a CDS encoding outer membrane protein assembly factor BamD, translated to MLRWITRCTLMIALLLGTAGLGGCAGTPEDSAEVGVAQLYDRAMDSLGSGNYSEAINRFESLIARYPFGDYSVQSQLMIIYAHHLAGQHQSAIAAADRFIRMHPQDENVAYAIYMRGVSRQSIGPGGLGQLLGVDANLRDPEPKRRAFFDFQELVRDFPDSEYTDNAYERMEDIREQLAAYELYITDFYLERGAYIAAANRAGRIISGYPGTAVVDDAMQKLADSYRGLELYELGDEVEQEIARRHEVDVEDVPDIE